The following proteins are co-located in the Macrobrachium rosenbergii isolate ZJJX-2024 chromosome 26, ASM4041242v1, whole genome shotgun sequence genome:
- the LOC136852785 gene encoding protein FAM200C-like, translating into MLRSQYRKELKLINVSKKSGAGRGEVYVPKLWCFNELRFLDDGETQRECTSTMDPLEEMSKKLTYNKSFLNFGFSFIVNNGMQMPQCVICKKTLANESMKPFKLNEHLTNVHPELANKDLAYFKIKDHQLKWSRLDHGTGVLFQPSSIFKAPYRISLLIAKQKMPHTIGEKLVKPCMVEAARLFLDQNCDNKLNQISLSDNTVKQRIDDMLQDIKSQVIEKIKLSPFFAIQLDETTDVAHLPQLLVYARFISENQVEEEFFFCSPLITTTNAEDIMNIVSNFFEEEKLLWAKLVGVCMYGAPSMLSSKSGFMTLVKTKNPDIIITHCLIHREALASKTLPASFKDTLKIVIRIVNHIKGGALNTRLFCRFCQNMDSAHQNLLFCTSVCWLSKGNVLARVFELFDELQIFLAGQGKKTEQLLNDIQGPFKCSLAHLADVFEALNGLNQQLQGPDTTIMMHTDAIKAFLDKLALWKRKVERGNVASFQCMNEVIREKRLVEELQQEIKEHLIILQEEFEQYFLELINNTAAKEEFQEQQQFNSSNCCVKMFSAFPKTSKFALKVLIPFSSTYLCESGFLTLLVIKSKARNRLNAEADM; encoded by the exons ATGTCAAAGAAGCTCACATACAACAAGAGTTTTCTCAACTTCGGCTTCTCATTTATAGTGAACAATGGCATGCAGATGCCACAGTGCGTCATCTGCAAGAAGACACTTGCTAATGAGAGCATGAAGCCCTTCAAGCTGAACGAACACCTCACCAATGTTCATCCGGAACTGGCTAACAAGGATTTGGCATACTTCAAAATCAAGGACCACCAGCTCAAATGGTCGAGATTGGATCATGGAACAGGAGTTCTCTTTCAACCTAGCAGCATCTTCAAGGCACCGTACAGGATCTCCCTTCTTATTGCAAAGCAGAAGATGCCACACACAATTGGAGAGAAGCTTGTTAAACCTTGCATGGTAGAGGCTGCTCGTCTTTTCCTTGATCAGAACTGTGACAACAAGCTTAATCAGATAAGTCTTTCAGACAACACAGTTAAGCAGCGCATCGATGACATGTTGCAGGACATCAAATCTCAGGTGATAGAGAAAATCAAACTCTCTCCCTTCTTCGCCATCCAACTTGATGAGACCACAGATGTTGCACATCTTCCTCAGCTTTTGGTTTATGCTCGGTTCATCTCCGAAAACCAGGTGGAGGAGGAGTTCTTCTTCTGCAGCCCactgataacaacaacaaatgcTGAAGATATCATGAACATAGTGTCCAACTTCTTTGAAGAGGAAAAACTCTTGTGGGCAAAATTGGTTGGTGTCTGTATGTATGGAGCTCCCAGCATGCTCAGCTCCAAGTCAGGATTTATGACTCTGGTCAAAACAAAGAACCCAGACATCATTATAACACACTGCCTGATCCACCGTGAGGCTCTTGCTTCCAAGACGCTTCCTGCTTCTTTCAAAGATACCTTGAAAATAGTGATCCGCATCGTCAATCATATCAAAGGAGGGGCACTCAACACCAGGCTGTTTTGTAGGTTTTGCCAAAACATGGATTCTGCTCACCAAAACCTCCTCTTCTGCACATCTGTTTGTTGGTTGTCAAAAGGTAATGTTCTCGCTCGTGTATTTGAACTCTTTGATGAATTGCAGATATTTCTGGCAGGCCAAGGGAAGAAAACGGAGCAGTTGTTAAATGACATTCAGGGTCCATTTAAATGTAGTCTTGCCCACTTGGCAGATGTTTTTGAAGCTTTGAATGGACTCAACCAGCAACTACAGGGCCCAGACACCACCATCATGATGCATACAGATGCCATCAAGGCTTTCCTCGACAAGTTAGCTCTCTGGAAGAGGAAAGTTGAAAGGGGGAATGTAGCTTCCTTTCAGTGTATGAACGAGGTCATCAGAGAAAAACGACTTGTTGAGGAGCTACAACAAGAGATCAAGGAACACTTGATAATCCTCCAAGAAGAGTTCGAAC AGTACTTCTTGGAGCTCATCAACAACACTGCAGCAAAAGAGGAGTTCCAGGAACAGCAACAGTTCAACAGCTCTAACTGCTGTGTCAAGATGTTCTCCGCTTTCCCCAAGACCAGCAAATTTGCCCTGAAAGTACTCATTCCCTTCTCATCCACTTACCTCTGTGAAAGTGGTTTCTTGACTCTCCTGGTGATCAAATCGAAGGCTAGAAACAGGTTGAATGCTGAAGCAGACATGTGA